The following coding sequences are from one Acipenser ruthenus chromosome 7, fAciRut3.2 maternal haplotype, whole genome shotgun sequence window:
- the LOC117416122 gene encoding gamma-aminobutyric acid receptor subunit pi-like produces the protein MHLFSSCGTALAFLIISRIMENALLSAEVKEGEILPPTIQKLMKGYNKYLRPFFDNGPVSVGMSLDVASIDTVSEINMDYTATIFLRQRWTDERLCFDGNKSLSLDGRLVELLWVPDTFIVDSKKSFLHDITVENRLIRIFPNGTVLYALRITTTVACNMDLTKYPMDKQTCTLQLESWGYNINDVMFYWTRGNDSVSGLDTLRLAQHTVGDYHTSMSEAIYETGHYPKLVFHFDLKRNILYFILETYVPSSLLVVLSWVSFWISQSSVPARICIGVTTVLTMTTLMMGARTSLPNANCFIKAIDVYLGICFSFIFGALIEYAVAHFCTLHHPDSSSLLMREENMNGVVTTIASNSRQAKKKEDSSAVSNCSLSNSDIKTEAKEQQSKCAKTFYIVKKVVCFLNCCRIETPHYIDNYSRMSFPLSFIFVNLLYWVYYLYF, from the exons GATTATGGAAAATGCGCTCCTCAGTGCTGAGGTGAAAGAAGGAGAAATTCTTCCACCTACAATCCAGAAACTGATGAAAGGATATAACAAATATCTTCGACCCTTCTTTGACA ATGGGCCTGTCAGTGTTGGAATGAGCCTGGATGTTGCAAGTATTGACACAGTATCAGAAATAAATATG gattaTACTGCAACTATATTTTTGAGACAGCGATGGACTGATGAACGCCTGTGCTTCGATGGCAATAAGAGTTTGAGCTTAGATGGAAGACTTGTAGAATTGCTTTGGGTTCCTGATACTTTCATAGTGGATTCAAAGAAATCTTTCCTTCATGACATCACtgtagaaaatagacttataagAATCTTCCCCAATGGGACGGTCCTTTATGCTCTAAG GATAACTACCACTGTTGCCTGCAATATGGATTTAACAAAATATCCAATGGACAAACAGACATGTACCCTGCAACTAGAAAGCT GGGGTTATAACATTAATGATGTGATGTTTTACTGGACCAGAGGAAATGATTCAGTCAGTGGGTTAGACACGCTGCGTTTAGCCCAGCACACAGTGGGAGATTATCACACATCTATGTCAGAAGCCATTTATGAGACTG GTCACTACCCCAAATTGGTTTTTCACTTTGATCTCAAAaggaatattttatattttattctggAGACCTACGTGCCATCAAGCCTGCTTGTTGTTCTATCATGGGTATCCTTCTGGATCAGCCAGTCTTCAGTTCCCGCGCGAATCTGTATAG GAGTCACAACAGTCCTTACAATGACAACACTGATGATGGGAGCCAGGACCTCCCTACCCAATGCTAACTGCTTCATCAAAGCCATCGATGTGTATTTGGGCATCTGTTTCAGTTTCATCTTTGGGGCTTTGATCGAATATGCAGTGGCTCACTTCTGCACCCTTCACCACCCTGATTCTTCCAGTCTGTTAATG AGAGAAGAGAACATGAATGGAGTTGTGACAACGATTGCGAGCAACTCCAGGCAAGCAAAAAAGAAAGAGGATTCTTCAGCTGTAAGCAACTGCAGCCTGTCCAACAGTGACATAAAAACTGAGGCCAAGGAGCAGCAGAGCAAGTGCGCTAAAACGTTCTACATCGTAAAGAaggtggtttgttttttaaactgctgcCGAATTGAAACCCCCCATTACATTGACAATTATTCCAGAATGTCTTTCCCACTTTCATTCATATTTGTGAATCTCCTGTATTGGGTATATTACCTTTATTTTTAA